GTTGGCAAACTGCGCGGAAAGCAACGCCGCACAGTCACGGTTCAAGGCAAGCACGCACAGCCCGGAAACCGGCAGGTCGAGCCGATGCACGCAGCCGCAAAACGGAACGGGCGAACCGAGCGCCGCTTCAATTTCCGGCCGGACGACGTCGGCCAGGCACGGCGCTTCAGCCGCAGCCGGCGATTCCGCCGCCGGACGGTCGGCAGAATGTGCGGCGGCCGCAGACGGTAACTCGCACACTTCACCTGCATATTTGACGACGACGGCAAGATCCGTGTCCGCGTACAAAACTCTGGCACTGCTCATTTTTTTCCTCCGAAGTATGCAGAATACAATTCGCTTCCGTCATCGAACGCCGTGCTGAACGCCGCCGTCCGAACGGCTATCCGGGATTCCTCGTGCACGGGTGCGATGCGAACGGCGTATGCCGCCGAGTCGAACGCAGAACCGGGCGCAGCAGCGGAGCCGGCCGCCTCCGCCGAACGATAACCGCCGGTTCGTTCAAGTTCCAAAACGCCCGCCGCTATTTTTGCCTGCAGAATCCGAACGACCGCGGCGTCTATTTTTGCGGCGAACTCGCCGTCGGCCGCGGCTTTCTGCAGCAGGACGGTTACGGCGGACGCGAATTTTTTTTCCGACAGCATGATGACGTCAACGCCCGCTTCTATCGCCATGACGGCCGCCGTATCGGGCGGAAATCCGTTCCGCTCCAGCGCCGCCATAAAAATATCGTCGGAAAAGATAAGCCCGGTGTAGCCGAGCGTTTCGCGGAGCATCGACGTGACCCAAAACGGCGAAAGACAGGCGGGAGTGCCGCCGTCGTACGCCGCAGTGCGTGCGTGAGACATCAGAACGCCCGCGGGTTCGTACCGCAGCAGCGAACGGAACACCGCTATCGCGTGCGTTTCGAGCGCTTCCGCGGAAAGCGTGATTTCAGGCAAACCCGAATGCGGATCGTCGTTCGTGTTGCCGGGAAAATGTTTCAGCACCGCGCCGATCCCGTTCGACTCATAACCGCGTACCGCGGCCGCCGCAAACGTGCCGACCGCAGCGGCGTCACCGAAACTGCGCGTTCCCAAAAACTGCCGGTTCGTATCGGCGGCGGCTTCCGCCACGGGCGCCAAATTGATATGGAAACCGAGCGCCGAAAGCTGCCGCGCCTGCGCCGCGTACAGCGCTTCGGCAGCCGACGGCGGCATACGGGAAGCGACGAGCTGCGCGGACGGAAGCGGCGACGTTACCGCACGCAGACGGTTTACGACGCCGCCTTCCTGATCGATTGTCAAAAGCGGCGGCGGCAAGTTCCGTTCACGGCAGAACGCCGCGATACTTTCCGTAAAACGCATGATCTCCGGCGCGGAATCGGCTATATTATATGAAAAAAACAAATAGCCGCCGGGGACGAGCGGTGTTCCGTCCGCCGTATATTCGATCGGACGGAAAACGGATTTTCCTTCCAGATTGACCAGAAAAAGCTGCGCGATTTTTTCTTCCGCCGAAAGCGAACGCGCGAATTCCCTGACCGCGTCAGTACGCAGCTGCATATCGGAACGCAGACTTTCGTACGATGCGCGCGCCTCCGCGCGGAGCTTCAATTCTTTTTCATTTTGCTTTTTTTCGGCCTGCCCGCACGACACGCCCAGCGCGCACCACAGCAGCACGGCGGCGGACGTCAGGCAAAGCGGACTACAGCAATGCTTCAGTAAACCACGGGACATACGTTAC
This sequence is a window from Treponema brennaborense DSM 12168. Protein-coding genes within it:
- a CDS encoding glycoside hydrolase family 3 N-terminal domain-containing protein, whose amino-acid sequence is MSRGLLKHCCSPLCLTSAAVLLWCALGVSCGQAEKKQNEKELKLRAEARASYESLRSDMQLRTDAVREFARSLSAEEKIAQLFLVNLEGKSVFRPIEYTADGTPLVPGGYLFFSYNIADSAPEIMRFTESIAAFCRERNLPPPLLTIDQEGGVVNRLRAVTSPLPSAQLVASRMPPSAAEALYAAQARQLSALGFHINLAPVAEAAADTNRQFLGTRSFGDAAAVGTFAAAAVRGYESNGIGAVLKHFPGNTNDDPHSGLPEITLSAEALETHAIAVFRSLLRYEPAGVLMSHARTAAYDGGTPACLSPFWVTSMLRETLGYTGLIFSDDIFMAALERNGFPPDTAAVMAIEAGVDVIMLSEKKFASAVTVLLQKAAADGEFAAKIDAAVVRILQAKIAAGVLELERTGGYRSAEAAGSAAAPGSAFDSAAYAVRIAPVHEESRIAVRTAAFSTAFDDGSELYSAYFGGKK